Proteins co-encoded in one Dehalogenimonas sp. WBC-2 genomic window:
- a CDS encoding nitroreductase-like protein (nitroreductase family protein) gives MEFTEVIKRRYSVRAYRSEPVSDDVLAQVFEVARLAPTAANRQAFKMVVIRTKGREADLQQIYPKQWFTQAPVLVCVCSVSGKAWKRSDGKNYADVDATIAMDHLVLAATNLGLGTCWVAAFDVDAARRILDIPEEWEPIAFTPLGYPRDTPPTKTRRQLAELVVYDRQTE, from the coding sequence ATGGAGTTTACGGAAGTTATCAAGCGGCGTTACAGCGTGAGAGCATACAGATCAGAACCGGTTTCAGACGATGTCTTGGCGCAAGTGTTTGAAGTCGCCCGCCTGGCACCGACAGCGGCAAACCGCCAAGCGTTTAAAATGGTTGTTATCCGGACCAAAGGCCGGGAAGCTGATTTGCAGCAGATTTATCCCAAACAGTGGTTCACCCAGGCCCCGGTGCTGGTGTGTGTATGCAGTGTCTCAGGTAAAGCCTGGAAACGGAGCGACGGCAAAAACTATGCCGATGTTGATGCTACTATAGCCATGGACCATCTGGTTTTGGCAGCCACTAATCTGGGTCTGGGCACCTGCTGGGTAGCGGCTTTTGATGTAGATGCCGCCCGCCGTATTCTTGATATCCCCGAAGAGTGGGAACCGATAGCCTTCACCCCACTGGGCTATCCTCGTGACACACCCCCAACTAAGACACGGCGGCAGCTTGCTGAACTGGTGGTCTATGACCGGCAA
- a CDS encoding benzoyl-CoA reductase/2-hydroxyglutaryl-CoA dehydratase-like subunit (Possible subunit of benzoyl-CoA reductase/2-hydroxyglutaryl-CoA dehydratase), whose product MKRIGITTTVPVEVIIAAGDVPVDLNNLFVSDQNPLALITIAEKAGFPLNTCAWIKGIYGATLKHGIDEVICVTGGDCSNTLMLMEVLQIQGVRTIPFAFPAVPHKAAVETAINDLATAFNITLQMAERTRRELLPIRELTTQLDRLTWQQNVASGQENHSWLVSASDFNGDIADYRSKLKLAIDHAAVRDPFPNDELRLGLIGVPPVYAAELYPFIERYGGRVVFNEVARQFSMPYAVTGLSEQYARYTYPYSTRMRLEDINSAVSERGLHGIIHYVQSFCHRAIGDIMFRLELGVPILTIEGNTDFGLSQHLKTRLEAFLDMLRLKYNQPP is encoded by the coding sequence GTGAAGCGTATTGGCATAACCACCACCGTACCTGTTGAGGTCATCATTGCAGCAGGAGACGTTCCTGTAGACCTGAACAATCTTTTTGTCAGTGACCAGAATCCATTAGCGCTTATCACAATTGCTGAAAAGGCCGGTTTCCCGCTTAACACCTGTGCCTGGATCAAGGGCATTTACGGTGCCACGCTTAAACACGGTATTGATGAAGTCATCTGTGTCACCGGCGGCGACTGCTCCAATACATTAATGCTGATGGAAGTGCTACAGATACAGGGGGTTAGAACAATCCCTTTTGCCTTTCCAGCAGTTCCGCATAAAGCGGCAGTTGAGACCGCGATAAATGACCTGGCAACAGCATTCAATATCACCCTGCAAATGGCGGAAAGGACTCGCCGGGAGTTATTGCCAATCAGGGAACTTACCACGCAACTGGACCGGTTAACATGGCAACAGAATGTGGCCAGCGGCCAAGAAAACCATTCCTGGCTGGTTTCAGCTTCAGATTTTAACGGCGATATAGCTGATTATCGTTCAAAATTGAAGCTGGCAATAGATCATGCCGCTGTAAGAGACCCTTTTCCCAATGATGAATTACGGCTCGGACTTATTGGTGTGCCGCCGGTTTATGCCGCTGAACTCTATCCGTTTATAGAACGATACGGCGGACGGGTCGTATTCAACGAAGTGGCAAGACAATTTTCCATGCCATACGCTGTCACTGGGCTTAGCGAACAATATGCCAGATATACTTACCCGTATTCCACAAGAATGAGGCTGGAAGATATAAATTCTGCTGTCTCAGAGCGGGGTTTACACGGCATCATCCATTATGTTCAATCCTTTTGCCACCGAGCCATCGGTGATATAATGTTCCGGCTGGAACTTGGAGTCCCTATTCTGACCATTGAAGGCAACACGGACTTCGGTCTGAGCCAGCACCTGAAAACCCGATTGGAAGCCTTTCTTGATATGTTGCGCCTCAAGTACAACCAACCCCCGTAA
- a CDS encoding glyceraldehyde-3-phosphate dehydrogenase (NAD-dependent), producing the protein MVTRIGINGFGRIGRLTFRAMKKYHPDELEVVAINDLADTATNAHLLKYDTSYGAYNGTVESGDGTIIVDGKTVKAFSVREPNKIPWRDYGVDIVIESTGLFADRAKAAWHLEGGAKRVIISTTSANADITIVMGVNQQNYRPEEHVVISNASCTTNCVTPIVKVLFDKFGIEKALINTVHAYTNDQSLLDVYHKDLRRARAAALNIIPTSTGAAKAVAQVIPELQGLIHGISLRVPVGSVSIADVTAIVGRDVTATEVNAALEQSAASDLKGILAFCKEELVSSDFKGNPSSCIIDAPSTMVMAGNMVKVLGWYDNEWGYSTRLGDLAAFIGNK; encoded by the coding sequence ATGGTGACCCGTATTGGTATCAATGGCTTTGGACGTATCGGCCGGCTGACTTTCCGCGCTATGAAAAAATACCACCCGGATGAACTCGAAGTTGTGGCTATCAACGATCTGGCTGACACCGCCACCAATGCTCATCTATTAAAATATGATACCAGTTACGGCGCCTATAACGGCACGGTTGAAAGCGGTGACGGCACCATCATCGTTGATGGCAAGACCGTTAAGGCTTTTTCGGTCAGAGAACCTAACAAAATCCCATGGCGGGATTACGGCGTCGATATTGTCATCGAATCCACAGGGCTCTTTGCAGACCGTGCCAAAGCCGCCTGGCATCTTGAAGGCGGCGCTAAAAGGGTGATCATCTCCACTACATCCGCCAACGCCGATATAACCATAGTCATGGGTGTCAACCAGCAAAACTACCGGCCAGAAGAACATGTAGTCATTTCAAATGCCTCCTGCACCACCAATTGTGTTACCCCTATCGTTAAGGTTCTATTTGACAAATTCGGCATTGAAAAGGCCCTGATCAATACCGTCCACGCCTATACCAATGATCAGAGCCTGCTGGATGTTTATCACAAAGACCTGCGGCGCGCCAGAGCCGCCGCGTTGAACATCATCCCTACTTCTACCGGGGCCGCCAAGGCGGTTGCTCAGGTAATCCCTGAACTGCAAGGACTTATTCATGGCATTTCCCTGAGAGTGCCAGTGGGCAGCGTATCAATTGCGGATGTAACGGCCATTGTCGGCCGTGACGTTACTGCTACCGAGGTCAATGCCGCACTTGAACAATCGGCGGCCAGCGATCTAAAAGGTATTTTAGCTTTTTGCAAAGAAGAACTGGTTAGCTCTGATTTTAAGGGCAATCCCTCTAGCTGTATCATCGATGCACCTTCAACCATGGTCATGGCAGGCAACATGGTCAAGGTGCTGGGTTGGTATGATAACGAGTGGGGCTATTCCACCCGCCTGGGTGACCTGGCTGCCTTCATCGGCAACAAATAA
- the ftsZ gene encoding FtsZ (cell division protein FtsZ) yields MKLIVVGLGQAGSRIADEFARINKRAQSQRGIEICPGIFAVNTDAADLTGLTTIEPDYQHRILIGGRKTGGHGVGKINELGAEVARADADKVIDALRSARHFYEADAFLLAASSAGGTGSGSISIIAQRIKERYPDKPLYSLLALPFEHERDTEERASYNSAVCLKSIYSISDCVFLVDNQRYVMKDASLGNNMSRINELIVEPFYDLLCAGEEKNPKFIGAKTLDAGDIIQTLSGWSVLGSGQSDLSKSFSLFERSTDFRKKTSETHRGIQAMDEAISEMSLKCNPKDAGRAIYLVSAPAKEMNMDMMRELNEWMRELCPNAIIRNGDYPRGSNRLTVTVILSELSDVERVRNFYSDSLSLIPIIKQRQVELRHKLEDINDMGKDIPSLLED; encoded by the coding sequence ATGAAGCTGATAGTGGTTGGATTAGGCCAAGCTGGCAGCCGAATAGCTGATGAATTCGCCCGTATTAATAAAAGGGCGCAGAGCCAACGCGGCATTGAAATATGCCCAGGAATTTTTGCCGTCAATACCGACGCCGCCGATCTCACCGGGCTCACCACCATTGAACCGGATTATCAGCATCGGATTTTGATCGGAGGACGCAAAACCGGCGGTCATGGCGTCGGCAAGATCAATGAACTCGGCGCAGAGGTAGCCCGGGCTGATGCTGACAAAGTTATCGACGCCTTAAGGAGCGCCCGTCACTTCTATGAAGCAGATGCTTTTCTTCTGGCAGCCAGTTCTGCTGGCGGCACTGGTTCCGGCTCTATTTCTATCATCGCCCAACGCATAAAAGAGCGCTATCCTGACAAGCCTCTCTATTCACTGCTGGCGTTGCCTTTTGAACATGAACGAGACACTGAAGAGCGGGCCTCCTACAACTCAGCTGTCTGCCTCAAATCTATTTATTCTATCTCAGACTGTGTGTTTCTTGTTGATAATCAGCGCTATGTTATGAAGGACGCATCACTAGGCAACAACATGTCACGCATCAATGAGCTTATTGTTGAACCATTTTATGATTTGTTGTGCGCAGGTGAGGAAAAAAATCCAAAGTTTATCGGTGCCAAGACTTTGGATGCTGGCGATATTATCCAGACTCTTTCCGGATGGTCAGTTTTGGGTTCAGGTCAATCCGACCTCAGTAAATCATTCAGTTTATTTGAACGCAGCACTGACTTCCGTAAAAAAACTTCCGAGACTCACAGAGGTATCCAGGCCATGGATGAAGCCATCAGTGAAATGTCATTAAAGTGCAATCCCAAGGACGCCGGACGCGCTATATATCTGGTTTCAGCACCGGCCAAAGAAATGAACATGGACATGATGCGGGAACTTAATGAATGGATGCGGGAGTTATGTCCCAATGCCATTATCCGAAATGGTGACTATCCCCGCGGCTCCAACAGATTGACCGTAACTGTCATTCTTTCCGAACTCTCCGACGTGGAAAGAGTCCGAAACTTCTACTCCGATTCTCTGAGCCTGATCCCGATTATTAAACAACGCCAAGTGGAATTACGTCACAAGCTTGAAGATATAAACGATATGGGCAAAGATATCCCTTCGCTTCTGGAAGACTAG
- a CDS encoding DNA-binding response regulator: MKALMIEDDSQIVDSVSWAFRMRWPDMEFISTDSGTKGITLAREHRPDVAILDLGLPDISGFDTLKGIRKFSDLPIIILTARKDEFDIVKGLEAGADDYLAKPFRQMELLSRIKALLRRSAMPSQDSALSAGGLRLSPATGILHMPDKEISLTRTEEIIMNKLMQHSGGVVTYAMLAEALWNDCYPDCVAALRVYIRQLRQKIETDIDNPRIILNKHGVGYMLIAPEPAID; this comes from the coding sequence ATGAAAGCACTGATGATAGAAGACGATTCTCAGATCGTTGATTCGGTATCCTGGGCTTTCCGTATGCGCTGGCCGGATATGGAATTCATTTCAACTGATTCCGGTACCAAGGGCATCACTTTGGCCCGTGAGCACCGGCCGGATGTTGCCATTCTTGATCTGGGACTGCCGGACATAAGCGGTTTCGATACTTTGAAGGGTATCCGTAAATTCTCCGATCTCCCAATCATTATTCTCACCGCCCGCAAAGACGAGTTTGACATCGTCAAAGGTCTGGAAGCAGGGGCCGATGATTACCTGGCCAAGCCGTTTCGGCAGATGGAACTGCTTTCCCGCATAAAAGCACTATTACGGCGTTCTGCAATGCCAAGTCAGGATTCAGCCCTTTCCGCTGGAGGCCTACGGCTGTCGCCAGCCACCGGCATACTGCACATGCCAGATAAAGAGATATCCTTGACCCGCACCGAAGAAATAATTATGAATAAACTGATGCAACACAGCGGCGGAGTAGTGACTTATGCCATGCTCGCTGAAGCTCTTTGGAACGACTGTTATCCTGATTGCGTCGCCGCACTCAGGGTCTACATCAGGCAATTACGTCAGAAGATTGAGACAGACATTGATAACCCGCGAATCATACTAAACAAGCATGGTGTTGGCTATATGCTGATCGCCCCTGAGCCAGCTATAGATTAG
- a CDS encoding protease family protein yields MRSSFRLGRILGIEIDVHISWLFIFVFLTWSLAEGYFPLETVLPGRDTFVYWLLGIVASLSLFVSVLAHELGHSIIAMRNGIPVKNITLFIFGGASNITKEAETPGAEFRMALTGPLVSFILSGLLFLIFFATGREATALNAVVIYLAQINLVLGVFNLLPGFPLDGGRVFRSILWKISNDEAKATKIAAGTGQVIAYILIFGGIALAFVIGISGLWLALIGWFLASAATASYQQSILSESLKGTKVKEISKYSVATATDDLTIEQAMTMMLGHAQRALPVIVNGKMAGLLSLTDVKKVPKESWPHETIVRIMTPISEVQAVSPEDELMTAFELLQSTGFNQVAVLQNDVFKGFVSRADLLQYIKMKHDLTK; encoded by the coding sequence ATGCGGTCATCGTTCCGCTTGGGGCGAATTCTTGGTATAGAAATTGATGTTCATATCTCGTGGTTGTTCATCTTTGTCTTTTTAACCTGGTCGCTGGCGGAAGGCTATTTTCCTCTGGAGACTGTTTTACCTGGTCGTGACACCTTTGTCTATTGGCTTCTCGGGATTGTGGCTTCCTTGAGTTTATTTGTTTCGGTGCTGGCTCATGAACTTGGCCACTCTATTATTGCCATGCGCAACGGTATTCCGGTCAAGAATATTACCCTTTTTATTTTTGGTGGCGCCTCTAACATCACCAAAGAAGCTGAGACTCCGGGCGCAGAATTCCGGATGGCGTTGACCGGACCGTTAGTTAGTTTTATCCTCTCCGGCCTGCTTTTTTTGATTTTCTTTGCTACCGGACGGGAGGCTACAGCACTCAACGCCGTGGTTATTTACCTGGCTCAAATCAACCTGGTACTTGGCGTTTTCAATCTTCTACCTGGATTCCCGCTGGACGGCGGCCGGGTTTTCCGTTCTATCTTGTGGAAGATCAGCAATGATGAAGCTAAGGCTACAAAAATTGCCGCCGGTACCGGTCAGGTAATTGCCTATATATTAATCTTTGGCGGTATCGCTCTGGCTTTTGTCATCGGTATCAGTGGGTTATGGCTGGCACTCATCGGTTGGTTCCTGGCTTCGGCAGCGACGGCTAGTTATCAGCAATCGATACTCTCAGAATCCTTGAAGGGCACCAAAGTTAAAGAGATATCCAAGTATTCTGTTGCAACAGCGACGGATGATCTGACAATAGAACAAGCCATGACGATGATGCTGGGACATGCGCAGCGTGCGCTACCCGTCATCGTCAATGGGAAAATGGCCGGATTGTTAAGTTTGACTGATGTAAAGAAAGTGCCCAAAGAGTCATGGCCGCATGAAACTATAGTTAGAATAATGACCCCGATAAGTGAAGTACAGGCAGTGTCTCCGGAAGATGAACTAATGACGGCTTTTGAATTATTGCAGTCGACAGGGTTCAACCAAGTAGCAGTACTGCAGAACGATGTTTTTAAGGGATTCGTGTCCAGAGCTGATTTGCTGCAATATATTAAAATGAAGCACGACCTGACAAAATAA
- the greA gene encoding transcription elongation factor GreA, whose product MTSEKSNQPSTLVDAALRYLASLSAAKRESVTPAIMNFVRWYGGDKSVGTLSALKLSEYASGQPAGEEAASKLRTVKDLFLYFGKQGWTETSMSTHLKIKRTPVKVAGTARRSASVDKLVLTPEKQNELETELALLKEKRIHILDDIKRAAADKDLKENAPYHAAREEKAKLDGKIEELATLLKHAVIDSEHNYAAGNKAELGRCITMKELATGAICVYTLVMPREVNPKSGRISPASPIGKALIGRTIGETIEVVAPAYTFRYTIEAIE is encoded by the coding sequence ATGACTTCGGAAAAAAGCAATCAACCTTCGACACTTGTTGACGCTGCCTTGCGTTATCTGGCTTCACTATCTGCTGCAAAGAGAGAGTCGGTTACGCCTGCGATAATGAATTTTGTCCGCTGGTATGGTGGCGATAAGTCGGTGGGCACTCTTTCAGCGCTCAAGTTGTCAGAATATGCATCAGGGCAACCCGCTGGTGAAGAAGCGGCTTCTAAACTTAGAACAGTAAAGGATTTGTTTCTTTATTTTGGTAAGCAGGGTTGGACAGAGACTAGCATGAGCACTCACTTGAAGATTAAAAGGACACCTGTAAAAGTAGCTGGAACTGCCCGAAGATCGGCAAGTGTAGATAAGCTGGTCTTAACCCCGGAAAAGCAGAACGAACTAGAAACCGAACTGGCACTGCTAAAAGAAAAACGTATTCACATTCTGGACGACATTAAACGTGCCGCGGCAGACAAGGATCTTAAAGAAAATGCCCCCTATCATGCGGCCAGAGAGGAAAAAGCCAAGCTGGATGGTAAAATCGAGGAATTGGCCACTTTATTGAAACACGCGGTCATAGATAGCGAACATAATTATGCAGCTGGCAATAAAGCTGAACTTGGCCGCTGTATCACCATGAAAGAATTAGCTACGGGCGCAATTTGCGTCTATACTTTGGTGATGCCCAGGGAAGTGAATCCCAAGAGTGGGCGAATTTCCCCTGCCTCTCCCATCGGTAAGGCGCTAATAGGCCGGACTATCGGCGAAACCATTGAGGTAGTGGCGCCGGCCTATACGTTTCGGTATACGATAGAAGCCATAGAATAG
- a CDS encoding peptidase M50, protein MDNGFNFGRIFGIQFRIHYSWVFIYFLITVFLALQVFPGAVPKETDVTFWVMGAVTALLFFLSVLFHEAAHALVGQNNGIPVKSITLFLFGGAAQMTREPQTAAAELKMALAGPMTSLVLAAVFYGTYYYFLGTVNVLAAIALWLSQINLIVAVFNMLPGFPLDGGRIFRGLWWHFRHDYEKATRVAIFIGRIFGFIIVGAGAYFIIYYSDWLAGIWLAVIGLYLEYSARTSLKQFEMQLWLKGWNISDVTNWDCPIVRGGLTTKELKQQYPNCRSFWVEEDGQTAGVLLLSEAGDLAGVKAIKELSQPIEAALEITSETGLLTVVQEFNETDKDFAVVIGHNGQRGLLFLDSLVDLVNQKMKSAAQNQA, encoded by the coding sequence TTGGATAACGGATTTAATTTCGGTAGAATCTTTGGCATCCAGTTTAGGATTCATTATTCCTGGGTATTTATTTACTTTCTAATTACCGTTTTTCTGGCCTTGCAGGTATTTCCCGGTGCTGTCCCAAAAGAAACCGATGTTACCTTCTGGGTGATGGGGGCAGTGACCGCGCTGCTGTTTTTTCTTTCAGTTCTTTTTCATGAAGCGGCGCATGCCCTGGTTGGACAAAACAACGGTATACCGGTGAAGAGTATCACCCTGTTTCTATTTGGTGGAGCCGCGCAGATGACTCGTGAACCTCAAACGGCGGCGGCAGAATTAAAAATGGCGCTGGCCGGACCGATGACCAGTCTGGTGTTGGCGGCAGTGTTTTATGGCACCTATTATTATTTTCTGGGCACTGTAAATGTCTTGGCGGCCATAGCTCTGTGGCTGAGTCAGATAAATCTGATCGTTGCCGTCTTTAATATGCTGCCGGGTTTTCCTCTGGATGGCGGAAGGATATTTCGGGGATTATGGTGGCATTTCCGTCATGACTACGAAAAGGCCACCAGGGTTGCCATCTTTATCGGCAGGATATTCGGTTTTATTATTGTTGGTGCAGGGGCATATTTCATCATTTACTATAGTGACTGGCTGGCTGGAATATGGCTGGCGGTAATCGGCTTATACCTGGAATACTCTGCCCGTACCAGTCTTAAACAGTTTGAAATGCAACTTTGGCTTAAAGGCTGGAACATTTCAGATGTAACGAATTGGGACTGCCCTATTGTCAGAGGCGGTCTTACTACTAAAGAGTTAAAGCAGCAATATCCCAATTGCCGCAGTTTCTGGGTGGAAGAAGATGGGCAGACTGCCGGTGTATTATTATTATCTGAAGCTGGAGATTTAGCCGGAGTAAAAGCCATAAAAGAATTGTCTCAACCGATTGAGGCGGCTCTTGAGATTACTTCTGAAACGGGTTTATTGACTGTTGTCCAGGAGTTCAATGAGACTGATAAAGATTTTGCGGTGGTAATCGGTCATAATGGACAGCGAGGTTTGTTGTTTCTAGATAGTCTGGTGGATCTGGTAAACCAAAAAATGAAGAGTGCTGCACAGAATCAGGCTTAG
- the thiC gene encoding hydroxymethylpyrimidine phosphate synthase ThiC, with amino-acid sequence MFARVWNKALVFLMTTQMKRAREGIITPQMMAVAAAENVSSEFILEGVAEGTIVIPANINHLHLNPCGIGRGLRTKVNANIGTSSDCIDVDLELTKLAAAQDAGADTVMDLSTGGDLPFIRKKILAKCAVALGTVPVYEAGVFARLSKGSMIELTADDLFSVIERHAREGVDFLTVHCGVTLNTVARLKQQGRITDIVSRGGALLAGWMVYHEQENPLFEQYDRLLEICAKNDVTLSLGDGLRPGCLADATDRAQIEELLTLGELVDRARQAGVQVMVEGPGHIPLNMIQANIELQKSICKGAPFYVLGPLVTDIAAGYDHITAAIGGAMAAMYGADFLCYVTPAEHLSLPDVDDVRNGVMASRIAGHAADIAKGIKGAAEWDLSMAKARKSLDWQTQAKLSIDPELSLKRHAAQYSSGNACTMCGEFCAMETAEKYLGIKAPRC; translated from the coding sequence GTGTTTGCCAGGGTCTGGAATAAAGCTCTGGTTTTTTTAATGACCACTCAAATGAAACGAGCCCGTGAGGGCATAATTACTCCCCAAATGATGGCCGTGGCCGCAGCTGAAAACGTGAGCAGCGAGTTCATACTTGAGGGCGTCGCTGAAGGCACTATCGTTATTCCGGCAAATATCAACCATCTTCATTTGAATCCCTGCGGTATCGGGCGGGGGTTGCGTACCAAGGTAAATGCCAACATCGGTACCTCATCTGATTGTATTGATGTGGATTTGGAATTAACCAAATTGGCAGCGGCGCAGGATGCCGGGGCCGATACTGTAATGGACCTTTCCACTGGTGGTGACCTGCCGTTCATCCGAAAGAAGATTTTGGCAAAATGTGCTGTCGCTCTGGGCACGGTTCCAGTATATGAGGCCGGGGTGTTTGCCCGCCTCAGCAAGGGATCCATGATTGAACTTACGGCTGACGATTTGTTCAGTGTTATTGAACGTCATGCCCGTGAAGGCGTTGATTTCCTGACAGTTCATTGCGGAGTCACTCTGAACACCGTTGCACGGCTGAAACAGCAGGGGAGGATAACAGACATCGTTTCTCGCGGCGGGGCGCTTTTAGCCGGCTGGATGGTTTATCATGAGCAGGAAAATCCACTGTTTGAGCAATATGACCGCTTGCTTGAAATTTGTGCTAAAAATGATGTTACCTTGAGTTTGGGTGATGGACTTAGGCCGGGTTGTCTGGCTGATGCTACCGACCGCGCTCAAATTGAAGAACTCTTAACGCTGGGAGAACTGGTTGACCGCGCCCGGCAGGCGGGCGTTCAGGTGATGGTGGAGGGACCAGGTCATATACCGCTAAATATGATCCAGGCAAACATAGAATTACAGAAATCAATTTGCAAAGGAGCGCCGTTCTACGTGTTGGGGCCTCTGGTGACCGACATAGCCGCAGGCTATGACCACATTACAGCGGCCATTGGCGGTGCCATGGCGGCGATGTACGGGGCGGATTTCCTGTGCTATGTCACTCCTGCAGAACATCTTTCATTGCCGGATGTGGATGATGTCAGGAACGGAGTCATGGCCTCAAGGATTGCCGGTCATGCCGCCGATATTGCCAAAGGTATAAAGGGTGCTGCTGAATGGGATTTGAGCATGGCTAAGGCCCGGAAAAGCCTGGATTGGCAGACCCAGGCTAAACTTTCAATTGATCCTGAACTTAGTCTTAAACGGCATGCTGCCCAGTATTCCTCCGGTAACGCCTGCACCATGTGCGGTGAGTTTTGTGCCATGGAGACGGCGGAGAAATATTTAGGGATAAAAGCGCCCCGGTGTTGA
- a CDS encoding rRNA small subunit methyltransferase (rRNA small subunit methyltransferase, glucose inhibited division protein GidB), with product MVERLPILHSGAGELGHLLDEKQYALFHTYLTELIIWNERFNLTSITGCAEIQSLHFLDSLTVIHSGIDLCDKKIIDIGSGAGFPGLPIKIAFPKADMSLLEATGKKADFLSHLIRQLGLSDISVINRRSEDAAHQELYRELYDVAVSRAVASLNTLCELALPFCRIGGHLIAMKKGDTKAELDSAQNAIKILGGRLKEVISVELNCLPDERQLIVIEKIAATPDIYPRRSGLPAKRPLR from the coding sequence ATGGTTGAGAGACTGCCGATATTACATAGCGGCGCCGGTGAACTCGGGCACTTGCTGGATGAAAAGCAATATGCACTTTTTCACACATACCTGACAGAACTGATTATCTGGAATGAACGTTTCAATCTGACCTCGATCACCGGCTGCGCTGAAATCCAAAGTCTTCACTTCCTGGATTCACTTACGGTCATTCACTCTGGTATTGATCTCTGTGACAAGAAAATTATCGATATTGGCAGCGGTGCCGGTTTTCCTGGATTGCCTATTAAAATCGCTTTTCCTAAGGCTGATATGTCACTTCTAGAAGCCACCGGGAAAAAGGCTGATTTTTTGTCTCATCTGATCAGACAGCTGGGACTCTCCGACATTTCGGTCATCAACCGCCGCTCCGAGGACGCGGCTCACCAGGAGCTTTATCGAGAGTTATACGACGTCGCCGTGTCCCGGGCAGTCGCTTCGCTCAACACATTATGTGAACTTGCCCTGCCTTTCTGCCGCATTGGAGGCCACCTCATTGCCATGAAGAAAGGTGATACTAAAGCTGAGTTGGATTCAGCCCAAAATGCTATAAAAATACTGGGTGGTCGACTCAAAGAGGTTATATCAGTCGAATTAAACTGCTTGCCGGATGAACGCCAGTTGATTGTAATTGAAAAAATTGCCGCTACGCCAGATATATACCCCAGGCGCAGTGGTCTGCCAGCAAAACGACCGTTGCGCTAA